One genomic segment of Rubeoparvulum massiliense includes these proteins:
- the mbcS gene encoding acyl-CoA synthetase MbcS, with amino-acid sequence MKQGEFIADEWYNLTSEFARHAEDPQKLALIWQDEQGNTERITYADLMKRANQIANVLLDLGVKKGDPVLVIMPRLIETYAVYIACLQSGIVIIPSSEMLRAQDIAYRLQHSEAAAVICHHEFTDEVDRVNSLPVSCQHKLITGGTKVGWQELSLLAAQASPQFETLKTHRDDMAFLSYTSGTTGQPKGAVHTHGWGYAHLRIAAKNWLAIEENDMVWATAGPGWQKWIWSPFVSVLGSGATGFIYRGRFDPIQYLKLIEAYGINVLCCTPTEYRLIAKVDQLAEFNLSSLRSAVSAGEPLNREVIDTFQRHFQLKVRDGYGQTENTLLVGTMLDMEVKPGSMGKPTPGNLVEIIDEDGQPVPVGEVGDIAVHRSTPTLFKEYYREPERTMAAFRGDYYITGDKASKDEDGYLWFEGRGDDIIISSGYTIGPFEVEDALTKHPAVQECAVVASPDEVRGNIVKAFIVLKSSYNPSEELTTELQEHVKALTAPYKYPRKIEYLQDLPKTTSGKIRRIELRVHELQGKSR; translated from the coding sequence GTGAAACAGGGGGAGTTCATTGCTGATGAATGGTATAATCTGACTAGCGAATTCGCAAGACATGCGGAGGATCCGCAGAAGTTGGCACTAATCTGGCAGGATGAGCAAGGGAACACAGAGAGGATTACCTACGCAGATTTAATGAAGCGAGCGAATCAAATTGCCAATGTGTTGCTGGATTTAGGCGTGAAGAAGGGTGATCCAGTTCTGGTCATCATGCCGCGCTTAATCGAAACCTATGCAGTTTATATTGCCTGTTTACAATCGGGGATCGTGATAATTCCATCCTCAGAGATGCTACGAGCGCAGGATATTGCGTATCGCTTGCAGCATAGTGAAGCAGCTGCTGTCATCTGTCACCATGAGTTCACCGACGAAGTGGATCGGGTAAACAGCCTACCTGTAAGCTGTCAGCATAAATTGATCACTGGCGGTACCAAAGTAGGGTGGCAGGAGCTGTCCCTGCTAGCAGCTCAGGCATCTCCGCAATTTGAAACCCTGAAGACTCATCGAGATGATATGGCATTCCTATCCTATACCTCAGGGACAACGGGACAACCGAAGGGGGCAGTTCATACCCATGGCTGGGGCTATGCCCATCTGCGGATCGCTGCGAAGAATTGGCTGGCCATTGAGGAGAATGATATGGTCTGGGCAACGGCAGGACCAGGCTGGCAGAAGTGGATCTGGAGCCCCTTTGTTTCTGTACTTGGCAGTGGTGCGACAGGTTTTATCTATCGTGGACGTTTTGACCCCATCCAATATCTTAAGCTAATCGAAGCCTATGGAATCAATGTGCTCTGCTGTACACCCACAGAATACCGGTTAATTGCGAAGGTGGATCAGCTAGCAGAGTTTAATCTATCCTCACTCCGCAGTGCGGTCTCTGCTGGCGAGCCTCTCAATCGAGAAGTGATCGATACCTTCCAACGTCACTTCCAGCTGAAGGTACGCGATGGCTATGGCCAGACTGAAAACACCCTCCTGGTAGGGACTATGCTAGATATGGAGGTAAAGCCAGGCTCCATGGGTAAGCCCACACCAGGCAATCTGGTGGAGATTATTGATGAGGATGGGCAGCCTGTACCTGTGGGTGAAGTAGGTGATATTGCAGTTCATCGTTCAACGCCTACCCTTTTTAAAGAGTATTACCGTGAGCCAGAGCGGACGATGGCAGCATTCCGAGGCGATTACTATATCACTGGGGATAAAGCCTCTAAGGATGAAGATGGGTATTTATGGTTTGAGGGTCGGGGCGATGATATTATTATTAGCTCCGGATATACCATCGGCCCATTCGAGGTAGAGGATGCACTGACCAAGCATCCTGCGGTACAGGAATGTGCTGTGGTGGCAAGTCCCGATGAGGTGCGGGGGAATATTGTGAAGGCCTTTATTGTCTTAAAAAGTAGCTATAACCCCAGCGAAGAGCTGACGACGGAGCTACAGGAGCATGTAAAAGCCCTAACGGCACCCTATAAATATCCTCGGAAGATTGAATACTTGCAGGATCTACCCAAAACAACATCGGGTAAGATCCGACGAATTGAGCTGCGCGTCCATGAACTGCAAGGAAAAAGCAGGTGA
- a CDS encoding molybdopterin molybdotransferase MoeA — MRENISLEEAEQLLLDHCKVYNTKSVLLSDALGRVLAEDVVAGENIPPFDRTPLDGYAMAAKDTEGASVEHPISLRVIEEVPAGYTATQGITTGTTIKVMTGAPIPEGADAIIKFEAVERQGDKISLQRGMHSGENIIWGGEDVRIGQIVAQRGMIITPPIMGLCAALGINKLTVYEQPQIALVSTGDELVDVTEPLQPGQIRNSNSYSLQGYCKQEGAIPVVIGTVKDEVDAIVAMIERGLEQANMVITTGGASVGDYDVIADALQALGAEMIFRRINVKPGMPTMAAVKDGKVILGLSGNPAASLIVYQLLGIPFIRKLAGRKEYQLPKLEAIVRDQFRKASPQRRFLRGKLILEHGQIAVDLTGSQGNGILSSMVGCNVLVEVPAGSPALMGGERLVAYLVEQIG, encoded by the coding sequence ATGAGAGAGAATATTTCATTAGAAGAAGCAGAGCAGCTATTGCTGGATCATTGTAAGGTTTATAACACAAAGAGCGTCTTGCTTTCCGATGCACTTGGTCGAGTATTAGCAGAGGATGTTGTGGCAGGGGAGAATATACCTCCATTCGATCGCACGCCCTTAGATGGTTATGCCATGGCAGCGAAGGATACAGAGGGAGCAAGTGTGGAGCATCCGATATCATTACGGGTCATTGAAGAAGTACCAGCAGGTTATACTGCCACGCAAGGGATTACAACAGGGACAACTATTAAGGTGATGACTGGAGCCCCAATCCCGGAGGGGGCTGATGCCATAATTAAATTCGAAGCCGTGGAACGGCAGGGTGACAAAATCAGCCTGCAAAGGGGAATGCACTCTGGTGAGAATATTATCTGGGGCGGTGAGGATGTAAGGATTGGTCAGATCGTAGCACAACGAGGAATGATCATCACGCCACCTATTATGGGGCTCTGTGCTGCTCTTGGTATTAACAAGTTGACCGTCTATGAGCAGCCACAGATTGCACTTGTAAGCACCGGTGATGAATTGGTGGATGTAACAGAACCCCTTCAGCCAGGTCAGATCAGGAATAGTAATTCCTATAGCTTACAGGGCTATTGCAAACAGGAAGGGGCCATTCCTGTTGTAATTGGAACAGTCAAGGATGAGGTGGATGCCATCGTTGCTATGATTGAGCGTGGATTGGAGCAAGCAAACATGGTGATCACAACAGGTGGTGCATCGGTAGGCGATTATGATGTAATCGCTGATGCACTTCAAGCACTTGGGGCAGAGATGATTTTTCGCAGGATTAATGTGAAGCCTGGGATGCCTACCATGGCTGCAGTCAAGGATGGTAAGGTGATCCTAGGATTATCAGGGAATCCAGCAGCGAGTCTCATTGTCTATCAGCTCCTGGGGATTCCGTTCATTCGTAAGCTGGCAGGGCGGAAGGAGTATCAGCTACCGAAGCTGGAGGCAATCGTGCGAGATCAATTTCGCAAAGCTAGCCCACAGCGGCGGTTTCTAAGAGGGAAGTTGATCTTGGAGCATGGACAGATTGCAGTAGATTTAACGGGGAGTCAGGGCAATGGGATACTTAGCTCCATGGTGGGCTGCAATGTACTGGTGGAGGTTCCAGCCGGAAGTCCTGCACTTATGGGTGGGGAAAGATTAGTAGCCTATCTTGTAGAGCAGATTGGCTAA
- a CDS encoding aspartate ammonia-lyase encodes MMRKEKDSLGELEVDAEYYYGIQTVRALRNFNVSDRTVEEFPNMIWSIAAIKKAAALANQQIGALPKELADAICNACDEIMEGEMAGQFPIDPYHGGGGTSLNMNVNEVIANRANEILIGVKGYDPIHPNTHVNMGQSTNDVIPAAMKMATFLSLHTLVEQLKELVYVLTKKEEEFKDVVKTARTCLQDAVPIMMSQQFSGYRSFAERMVEDVEEMKNRCLYLPLGATAVGTGVGTFPGYLEHVYTFLPQVSGIPVMMELNFFDGLQNADLYVKVSAVLKSIATGLSKMASDFRLLSSGPRAGLQEITLPAIQPGSSIMPGKVNPVLPEMVMQVCFRVYGNDVTITLAADRGELDLNIWEPIIMTCLFESCHLLTNSIPLFIDKCIAGLVANREVCETYANSSLALATVLVPILGYTKASEIAKEALARKLSIQELLIEKGIAPEEVHQLCDPVAMTNIKQSSQMISQRTK; translated from the coding sequence ATGATGCGTAAAGAGAAAGACTCATTAGGTGAACTAGAAGTGGATGCAGAATATTACTATGGAATCCAAACCGTACGTGCTCTTCGTAACTTCAATGTGTCGGATCGTACGGTAGAAGAGTTTCCCAATATGATCTGGAGTATTGCAGCCATTAAAAAAGCAGCTGCCCTCGCCAATCAGCAGATCGGTGCCCTCCCCAAAGAACTAGCAGATGCCATCTGTAACGCCTGCGATGAAATTATGGAAGGTGAGATGGCAGGACAATTTCCCATCGATCCCTACCATGGCGGTGGCGGCACCTCATTAAACATGAATGTAAATGAAGTAATTGCTAATCGGGCCAACGAAATCCTGATCGGTGTTAAGGGCTATGATCCCATACACCCCAATACCCATGTGAATATGGGACAATCCACAAATGACGTGATCCCCGCTGCCATGAAGATGGCCACCTTCCTCTCCTTGCACACACTAGTGGAGCAGTTAAAGGAACTGGTCTATGTACTCACTAAGAAGGAAGAGGAATTTAAGGATGTGGTGAAAACAGCACGCACCTGCCTCCAAGATGCTGTTCCCATCATGATGAGCCAGCAATTTAGTGGTTATCGCTCCTTTGCAGAACGGATGGTAGAGGATGTGGAAGAGATGAAAAATCGCTGCCTCTATCTTCCTCTCGGTGCGACTGCTGTTGGAACGGGTGTTGGTACCTTCCCCGGCTACTTAGAGCATGTTTATACTTTCCTTCCACAGGTATCTGGAATACCGGTGATGATGGAGTTAAACTTCTTCGATGGCTTACAGAATGCTGATCTTTATGTTAAAGTCTCCGCAGTATTAAAGAGCATCGCCACAGGTCTGTCCAAGATGGCCAGTGACTTCCGCCTTCTCTCCTCTGGACCCCGTGCAGGATTACAGGAGATCACCCTACCTGCCATTCAGCCAGGCTCATCTATCATGCCTGGCAAAGTGAACCCTGTGCTCCCCGAGATGGTGATGCAGGTCTGCTTCCGCGTCTATGGTAATGATGTGACCATCACCCTCGCTGCTGACCGTGGTGAGCTGGACCTCAATATCTGGGAACCCATTATCATGACCTGCTTATTCGAATCATGTCATCTGCTTACCAATAGCATCCCACTCTTTATTGACAAGTGTATTGCTGGGCTTGTGGCGAATCGTGAAGTCTGTGAAACCTATGCCAACTCCTCCCTTGCCTTAGCTACTGTCCTCGTTCCCATCCTTGGCTATACAAAAGCAAGTGAGATCGCTAAAGAGGCACTGGCACGCAAGCTATCCATTCAAGAGCTTCTCATCGAAAAAGGCATCGCCCCTGAAGAGGTACATCAGCTTTGTGATCCAGTTGCCATGACCAATATCAAGCAAAGCAGCCAAATGATTAGCCAACGAACAAAGTAA
- a CDS encoding lyase family protein — protein sequence MDHEPKLREEQDSLGTLQIPDEVYYGIMTERVRKNFGRITGWNLSEHLPHYLYCMAGLKKACAITNGKIGALDGQIVSAICQAAEELMDGRLQVSIPIDLVANGTPGNMSVNEIIANRANEILTGHKGNDLVHPNTHVNMGQSTNDVHPSGLKLALYLTIQELLPKINDLESILTYKAEQFKDVVKVGRTCLQDALPITIGQQFSGYQSFLHRQYQEIAQTAQELLVLPLGGTAIGTCVGTFPGYVEQVCDEVAAIFDLPVTQAENLFDAFQSADTFIRVSASLKSLATGLARMAKDLMFMSSGPQAGIGEITIPAIQPGSSIMPGKVNPVVFMAMVDIAHQVCGQDVTVTMQVEGEGDNLELQLYLNMASNALFQSCTMLQHFLPVLGSCISGIEANRERCQHEAEWSPAMATIISAIYGYPMGSKVAKEALREHKTVKQVTVEMGLLTADEAEQLLNPLAMAHYLEHMEAIFAKKKQVAIQA from the coding sequence ATGGATCACGAACCAAAATTACGCGAAGAGCAAGATTCATTGGGAACCCTACAGATCCCTGACGAGGTCTACTATGGTATCATGACCGAACGTGTTCGGAAAAACTTTGGCAGGATTACTGGGTGGAATCTTTCTGAGCATCTCCCCCACTATCTCTATTGCATGGCTGGGCTCAAAAAAGCATGCGCGATCACCAATGGGAAAATCGGCGCCCTCGACGGGCAGATTGTCTCCGCCATCTGTCAAGCAGCCGAAGAACTCATGGATGGTCGCTTACAGGTCTCTATCCCCATCGATCTTGTAGCTAATGGAACCCCTGGCAATATGAGCGTCAATGAGATTATTGCAAATCGTGCTAATGAGATCCTCACCGGTCATAAAGGGAATGATCTTGTTCATCCCAATACCCATGTAAATATGGGTCAATCCACCAACGATGTCCATCCTTCTGGGCTAAAGCTTGCTCTCTACCTCACCATCCAAGAGCTATTACCTAAAATCAACGATTTGGAGAGTATCCTGACATATAAAGCGGAGCAATTTAAGGATGTAGTGAAGGTTGGTCGTACCTGTTTACAGGATGCGCTTCCCATTACCATCGGTCAGCAATTCAGTGGCTATCAAAGCTTTCTTCACCGTCAATATCAAGAGATCGCGCAGACGGCTCAGGAACTCTTAGTTCTTCCCCTGGGTGGAACGGCGATTGGAACCTGTGTAGGAACCTTCCCTGGCTATGTCGAACAGGTCTGTGATGAAGTAGCAGCCATATTTGATCTTCCTGTGACGCAGGCTGAGAATCTCTTCGATGCCTTCCAAAGCGCTGATACATTTATTCGGGTATCGGCTTCCCTCAAAAGTCTTGCCACCGGCCTTGCACGGATGGCTAAGGATCTGATGTTCATGTCATCTGGACCTCAGGCAGGAATCGGAGAAATCACAATACCAGCGATACAACCAGGCTCATCCATCATGCCTGGTAAGGTGAACCCTGTCGTCTTCATGGCGATGGTGGATATCGCCCACCAAGTATGTGGACAGGATGTAACAGTCACCATGCAGGTGGAGGGTGAAGGCGATAACCTCGAGCTCCAACTCTATCTCAATATGGCTAGCAATGCCCTCTTCCAATCCTGTACCATGCTACAACATTTTCTTCCTGTACTTGGTTCCTGTATCTCTGGCATTGAAGCTAATCGTGAGCGTTGTCAGCACGAAGCCGAATGGTCCCCTGCCATGGCAACCATCATTTCTGCCATCTATGGGTATCCCATGGGTAGTAAGGTTGCAAAAGAGGCCTTGCGTGAGCACAAGACAGTTAAGCAAGTCACTGTTGAAATGGGTCTGCTGACAGCGGATGAAGCAGAACAACTCCTCAACCCTCTTGCTATGGCTCATTATCTGGAACATATGGAAGCGATTTTTGCAAAGAAAAAACAGGTAGCTATTCAAGCATAG
- a CDS encoding agmatinase, with amino-acid sequence MSNKNTPTHAPIVGICSFAKYPICTDLEELDADAAVLGVPYDLGIGFLSGTRLGPRRIREVSTHYGRGDAGFYDPETDEVFLAAPWKIVDCGDADVVIADVEQSFINIETSVAKIVEKGAIPVVMGGDHSITYAVCRGLKEKGPFTVVQFDAHLDWSRQHFGNGTPMRNMSGLDYVEGMAQVGIRGLGSSRKEDFEDARAYGSVLIPAKEAKAIGVEGVMAKIPQSEKYFVTIDIDSLDLTYAPGAGSPSPGGFTFDELNDMLAALAKKGEVVGFDLVEVAPQYDPAGVTPRVAAMTILNFLGQILKQKEKKGEMK; translated from the coding sequence ATGAGTAACAAAAACACGCCTACACACGCACCAATCGTTGGAATCTGTTCCTTTGCCAAGTACCCCATTTGCACCGACCTTGAAGAATTGGATGCCGATGCTGCTGTCCTTGGTGTGCCTTATGACCTCGGAATCGGATTTCTATCTGGTACTCGTCTAGGCCCACGCCGGATCCGTGAGGTTTCTACCCACTATGGACGCGGTGATGCTGGCTTCTATGACCCCGAGACCGATGAAGTATTCCTCGCTGCACCATGGAAAATTGTCGATTGTGGTGATGCTGATGTGGTGATTGCTGATGTGGAACAATCCTTCATCAATATTGAAACATCCGTGGCAAAAATCGTGGAAAAAGGTGCCATTCCAGTGGTCATGGGCGGTGACCACTCTATCACCTATGCTGTATGTCGTGGCTTGAAGGAGAAAGGTCCATTCACAGTGGTACAGTTCGATGCTCATCTCGACTGGTCCCGTCAACACTTCGGAAATGGTACTCCAATGCGCAATATGTCTGGACTCGACTATGTAGAAGGTATGGCTCAAGTAGGTATCCGTGGCCTTGGTAGTAGCCGGAAGGAAGACTTTGAGGATGCTCGCGCCTATGGCAGTGTCTTAATCCCTGCCAAAGAAGCCAAAGCCATTGGTGTGGAAGGTGTCATGGCGAAGATTCCTCAATCGGAAAAATACTTCGTCACCATCGATATTGATTCACTGGATCTCACCTATGCACCTGGTGCAGGCTCTCCTTCCCCTGGTGGCTTCACCTTCGATGAACTAAATGATATGTTAGCCGCCTTAGCGAAAAAAGGTGAGGTTGTGGGCTTTGACCTTGTAGAAGTGGCACCGCAATATGACCCAGCTGGTGTTACACCACGGGTTGCTGCCATGACCATCCTCAACTTCCTTGGTCAAATTTTAAAACAAAAAGAGAAAAAAGGCGAAATGAAATAG
- a CDS encoding anaerobic C4-dicarboxylate transporter family protein yields the protein MIYIELAIVLACILIGARKGAMGLGFYGGVGLLILVFVFKLQPTSPPIDVMLIIISVVTAASTLQATKGMDYLVQIAEKMLRKNPSRITYMAPIVMYIFTICAGTGNIAFALIPVVAEVARESGVRPERPLSIGIIASQQAITACPISAATVTLLAMLSPQGITLFDILKVCIPATIISVLIAAFLVSKKGKELHLDEEYQRRVREGLIPPVRTGEPVYKEFSKSAKLSVALFIGAALIVTLVGTVQSLRPVWIVDGSEVRLSMTLAIEIVMLTAAAAILTFCKPKVQDIIDSDVFRTGMASVIAIFGVAWLGDTFFQNNMAQIKGALTEMVTAYPFLFAFALFILSAMLFSQAATVRALMPLGIALGIPAPALIAMFPAVNGYFVVPCYGTIVAGINFDRTGTTRIGKYLFNHSFMVPGLIACFFSVLIGYGLMALFF from the coding sequence ATGATCTATATAGAACTAGCTATCGTTCTTGCATGTATTCTAATTGGAGCACGCAAAGGCGCAATGGGGCTAGGGTTTTACGGCGGGGTTGGCCTACTGATTCTCGTCTTCGTCTTTAAGCTACAGCCTACCTCCCCACCGATTGATGTAATGCTAATTATCATTTCCGTAGTTACTGCAGCTTCAACATTACAAGCAACAAAAGGGATGGATTATCTGGTTCAAATCGCTGAAAAAATGCTACGGAAAAATCCTTCCCGTATCACCTATATGGCACCCATCGTTATGTATATCTTTACCATTTGTGCAGGTACAGGTAATATCGCTTTCGCACTAATTCCTGTTGTAGCAGAAGTGGCTCGTGAATCTGGTGTTCGTCCAGAGCGTCCCCTCTCCATCGGGATTATCGCCTCACAGCAAGCGATTACTGCTTGCCCCATCTCAGCAGCAACTGTTACCCTATTAGCCATGTTAAGTCCGCAAGGGATTACCCTCTTCGATATTCTAAAGGTTTGTATCCCTGCTACCATTATCAGTGTACTGATTGCAGCTTTTCTCGTTTCTAAGAAAGGGAAGGAATTACACCTGGATGAAGAGTACCAACGTCGCGTCCGTGAAGGCCTGATTCCTCCAGTCCGTACCGGTGAACCTGTCTATAAGGAGTTCTCCAAATCCGCTAAGTTATCTGTTGCTCTCTTTATCGGAGCAGCCTTGATCGTTACACTCGTAGGTACAGTTCAAAGTTTACGCCCTGTCTGGATTGTGGATGGTAGTGAGGTTCGTCTCTCTATGACCCTCGCCATTGAAATCGTCATGCTGACTGCTGCTGCAGCCATCCTTACCTTCTGTAAGCCAAAGGTACAGGATATTATCGACAGTGATGTATTCCGAACTGGTATGGCTTCTGTAATCGCCATCTTCGGTGTGGCTTGGCTCGGTGATACCTTCTTCCAAAACAATATGGCTCAAATTAAAGGCGCATTAACAGAGATGGTTACAGCTTATCCTTTCTTGTTTGCCTTCGCACTCTTTATTCTCTCTGCCATGCTGTTCAGTCAAGCGGCTACAGTTCGTGCTTTAATGCCACTAGGAATTGCCCTAGGTATTCCAGCTCCTGCTCTAATCGCGATGTTCCCTGCAGTGAATGGATACTTTGTCGTTCCTTGCTATGGCACCATCGTTGCGGGTATCAACTTTGACCGGACTGGAACAACGAGAATCGGTAAGTATCTCTTTAACCACAGCTTTATGGTACCTGGTTTAATCGCTTGCTTCTTCTCCGTTCTCATAGGTTACGGCTTAATGGCGCTCTTCTTCTAA
- a CDS encoding LysR family transcriptional regulator: MNIEQIKSFLYAVYYGSFNKAAEALFLTQPSITARIRTLEEELGRELFHREGNKLALTESGNIFLPYAEKLLGMCNEVEYKLQQQLSVSNELKIGCSKAISNYVIPEIMPELRRKHPEVQVNLISGNSKDIVDLVMKEEVDFGIIRTITNPILKIRPLFKSRVSLFAKPDHPLLEKGKPIQLSEMFAYDLIFYDHQSLDWLFFCRLLDQAKHSAKVIVEVDCTETAKRLIMKDLGICFLPEFAVCDEVNNGMLAKVPLAEEINIYDETALTYLPKFEESPFMQFFSTLSFENCHLHLD, from the coding sequence ATGAATATTGAGCAGATCAAGTCGTTTCTCTATGCGGTGTATTACGGTAGCTTTAATAAGGCTGCTGAGGCACTCTTTTTAACACAGCCTTCCATCACAGCGCGGATCCGTACACTAGAAGAGGAGCTAGGGCGAGAGCTATTCCATCGTGAGGGGAATAAACTTGCGCTGACGGAGAGTGGCAATATCTTTCTGCCTTATGCTGAGAAGCTGCTTGGTATGTGCAATGAAGTGGAGTATAAATTACAACAGCAGCTCTCCGTTTCTAATGAGCTAAAGATTGGCTGCTCCAAAGCCATCTCCAACTATGTAATCCCAGAAATTATGCCTGAACTACGGAGAAAGCATCCAGAAGTTCAGGTGAACCTCATCTCTGGAAATTCCAAGGATATCGTGGATCTTGTCATGAAAGAGGAAGTAGACTTTGGCATTATTCGAACGATCACCAATCCAATTCTAAAGATTAGACCATTATTCAAGTCGAGGGTCAGTCTCTTTGCAAAACCGGATCACCCATTATTAGAAAAAGGTAAGCCGATTCAATTATCAGAGATGTTCGCCTATGATTTGATCTTTTATGATCATCAATCCCTCGATTGGCTTTTCTTTTGTCGTTTACTGGATCAGGCCAAGCATTCAGCGAAGGTAATCGTGGAGGTGGATTGTACGGAGACGGCAAAGCGCTTGATTATGAAGGACTTAGGTATCTGTTTCTTACCAGAGTTTGCGGTATGTGATGAAGTGAACAATGGGATGCTGGCGAAGGTGCCATTGGCGGAGGAGATCAATATCTATGACGAAACCGCCTTAACCTATCTACCGAAATTTGAGGAGAGTCCCTTTATGCAGTTTTTTTCCACACTCTCCTTTGAAAACTGTCACCTTCACTTGGACTGA